Proteins encoded together in one Papaver somniferum cultivar HN1 unplaced genomic scaffold, ASM357369v1 unplaced-scaffold_119, whole genome shotgun sequence window:
- the LOC113330816 gene encoding uncharacterized protein LOC113330816 translates to MDFRFRPENRNASSPYFFPPNSHNNNYFTEQAMRAGYLNNGIVRTDFFGNSDPVREAIQREIEKERIREEIIAAELIRKRALEAEVRREMAMERELGFPLLSNSLHFQHNNHNLNNQVIDTSSRLQDRFSISLRPEVGSFDRLPFQRHPEAVKITELKPAIPSITGIKRKITAIGVNGFALGSSKKKPQKEWSCALCKVSATSEKGLDAHLQGRKHKAKELGLMRAKGAISLEIEGSGVSKNSDEPDLANASSSSILGHEGKMVPAKKMNDIESVQKDQAANEHKQNDQLQGEKDEDDEAELNMKGVENKDIESSIIFPEKPEGSNINSRCNPIGGKMHIESSMTLQEKPEGSKVNSRCNPVGGKMPARAMKSENNGEATPQKNQNLEDVKKKFKFWCEHCQIGCRNAINMADHENGKKHMAHIQALKQDSGDVKLDVGKNVKAVVQKKQKTEDFKKKFKYWCEQCQVGCKSEKTLVNHEKGKKHMARLRVAKQDVDAVQASEANIGKAEAVEVVNQEATENVYGKEDTPATTTTIAAITDATVEMSNEKVMNNIDGEVDKKREALTTTTTITAITATTSEMPEEGNVGGEVNEQEALADATTMIPVTDATGETSNEELKERAGEEVKEQEILDDIRTMPVITDATCEMSNEELMEIVGLKVHNQEALIAGTTTTTTITDASFEVANDEGMDFLLLEVNGEGEIFELNASAEDVTEAEGK, encoded by the exons ATGGATTTCAGATTTCGACCTGAAAATAGAAATGCTTCGTCTCCATATTTCTTTCCGCCCAATTCCCATAACAATAATTATTTCACTGAACAAGCAATGCGTG CTGGTTATTTGAACAATGGTATCGTAAGAACAGATTTTTTTGGCAATTCAGATCCTGTTAGAGAAGCTATTCAAAGAGAAATTGAAAAAGAAAGAATTCGTGAAGAGATAATTGCAGCTGAACTTATCCGTAAACGTgcattagaagctgaagttagaAGAGAAATGGCTATGgagagagaattagggtttccatTACTTTCTAATTCTTTGCATTTTCAGCATAATAATCATAATCTTAATAATCAAGTCATTGATACTTCTTCTAGGTTACAGGACAGATTTTCTATCTCATTACGACCTGAAGTTGGAAGCTTTGACAGGTTACCGTTTCAGCGACATCCTGAAGCGGTTAAAATCACTGAG CTTAAGCCGGCAATCCCTAGCATTACTGGGATCAAGAGAAAAATAACCGCGATTGGAGTTAATGGGTTTGCTTTAGGTAGTTCAAAGAAGAAACCTCAAAAGGAATGGAGTTGCGCTCTCTGTAAGGTAAGTGCCACAAGTGAGAAGGGTCTGGACGCCCACCTACAAGGTAGAAAACACAAGGCCAAAGAACTAGGACTGATGAGAGCAAAAGGAGCAATCAGTTTGGAGATTGAAGGTTCTGGTGTATCGAAGAACAGTGATGAACCAGACCTTGCAAATGCCAGTAGCAGTTCAATACTAGGTCACGAGGGGAAAATGGTTCCAGCGAAGAAGATGAATGACATAGAATCAGTGCAGAAAGACCAGGCTGCAAATGAGCATAAGCAGAATGACCAACTCCAAGGTGAGAAAGATGAAGACGACGAGGCCGAACTGAATATGAAGGGAGTGGAGAACAAGGATATTGAGAGCTCCATTATATTTCCAGAGAAGCCAGAAGGGTCAAACATCAATAGTAGGTGTAATCCAATTGGCGGTAAAATGCACATAGAGAGCTCCATGACATTGCAAGAGAAGCCAGAGGGGTCAAAGGTTAATAGCAGGTGTAATCCAGTTGGTGGGAAAATGCCAGCGAGAGCTATGAAGTCAGAGAACAATGGGGAAGCAACACCGCAGAAAAATCAGAATCTTGAAGATgtaaagaaaaaatttaaattcTGGTGTGAGCATTGTCAAATAGGGTGCCGGAATGCAATTAATATGGCTGATCATGAAAACGGAAAAAAACACATGGCTCATATTCAGGCATTAAAGCAAGATAGTGGGGATGTGAAACTGGACGTTGGGAAAAATGTGAAGGCAGTGGTGCAGAAAAAGCAAAAGACAGAAGATTTCAAGAAAAAGTTCAAATATTGGTGTGAACAATGCCAGGTAGGGTGCAAAAGTGAGAAAACGTTGGTCAATCATGAGAAGGGCAAAAAACACATGGCTCGACTGCGGGTTGCAAAGCAAGATGTTGACGCTGTTCAAGCCTCTGAGGCTAATATTGGCAAAGCAGAAGCAGTTGAAGTTGTAAATCAGGAGGCAACAGAAAACGTTTATGGGAAAGAGGACACTCCagccaccaccacaaccatcGCCGCAATTACTGATGCTACTGTTGAAATGTCAAATGAGAAAGTGATGAACAATATTGATGGGGAAGTTGACAAAAAAAGAGAGGCTTTAACGACCACCACAACCATCACCGCCATAACTGCTACTACTAGTGAAATGCCAGAAGAGGGAAACGTTGGTGGGGAAGTAAATGAACAAGAGGCTTTAGCCGATGCCACAACCATGATACCTGTTACTGATGCTACTGGTGAAACGTCAAATGAGGAACTGAAGGAAAGAGCTGGTGAGGAAGTAAAGGAACAAGAGATTCTTGATGACATCAGAACCATGCCCGTCATTACTGATGCAACTTGTGAAATGTCAAATGAGGAATTGATGGAAATTGTCGGATTGAAAGTACATAACCAGGAGGCTTTAATCGCcggtaccaccaccaccaccaccattactgaTGCTAGTTTTGAAGTGGCAAATGATGAAGGGATGGACTTTCTTCTTCTGGAAGTAAATGGAGAAGGGGAAATTTTTGAATTGAATGCAAGCGCAGAAGACGTGACAGAAGCCGAGGGAAAGTGA